CTACATAATTCTTTGCATCCATCCACCAAGTGTACAACTAAAAGTTACAGAGGAAAAGATACAAAATAAGGTTGTTGAACACATTGATAATTTACAgtattcagcattttttctgcatttctaattttcCTGTTTCAGTCTGTGCCACCTCATCATAGTCTACACCAGAAACTTGCACCTGTTGAGACTGAACAATCATAAGCAGGTAAATTCTCACTTCGCATTATGACAATTTTCTTCAAGATGGCTTTGTGCATTCTAATAAATGTATGattcagtgttgtccttagaagccgggtgctgggtaaataacccggctgttttgcattttttcccggctacttttaacgtattAAATTAGATTGTTTTTATAGACCTATTAATTTCGGTATTGCACagccagctgttagacggcacacgtatGATTAGCAGTTTTGCGACCCCTTTcccccgcatggaactgcacaaacacaaaacagtttctaaatacccatttgtggcttttttagcccgatcttttatttgtcaaatagtgtgattggctgatggacgcgcctacGGTGTTGCCTttgtttgattagtatgaaggtcatcttcgGTCATTTTTAACCGTgccgtcaaaaagaaatgtggcgttggccactggcaccttgccgatggaatattttttcccgaagaaagtccgttcgaaaggtatacttgattccaacaatacatttagtttatgtatgaaaaacttcaatttcgctgaatttgtgagagaaaagtgccgaaaagatatgattttgatcgacggttcgaagttcatgagactggcaagctagttttccgctgccgcgctggctgccaaaGTCACTAtgagtatgatcttctcaacaaatcaagttattctcagagcaataccgacgcattttctagattagttttttaacaaaatgagctggaactgatttttttagaaccaactgtttatttgaatgggtatgtTTATTTCCATCGATTATTTTTACTTACTAGAATCtacggtcacaggcatgtgtgttgccgaccgttgccgaTCGGCGCATCATCGTCATGGCTTCACCGTAGCGCTGATCCCCCGTTGTTTaagacaacaggacaatacgtcgtggattccggcatgggttcaatttcactacGCTTCTCGATGTTCTGtatgttgggttgcccgatagtgtccttcgatggaccctctgaaacatttttttttcacggactcgtggagcaaattcGAAAGAAAATGTTGTTGTTTCCTTCCGGACGCCATACTGCgtatctgctttgatcaaatttgggtacagcgagacgcgatgatcgtgcacggttggcatttattagtaatttgttgcaacatttctgtcaatcactcactttgtgtcataagtttcagaaactatatGTGGTAGGcttaatgaagaatgggaaatgagcaatgaaatgagcagactgcaggtgatttaagattaaatgttaaatcttcactgcaaataaaaccataagtttgtcataaataatacaaaacaaaacaaaatcatgtttgtttgttttgtgtatgtGAACCACGTccaagacacacaacaaaagtactgtttcagtctcagctaaatgtcacctcagatgccaccagagaacaccatttccactccaaaatttcattttcgccttgcgagagggggacaccccctctcgcgctctcccccccttgttcgctacgctcactcgccaatCGGTCGCTTCGCTTCCTTGTAGtctccacccgtctactttcttaaattacccggctacttttaaatataaggacaacactgatgATTGTGTGTAAACACACTAGTATGACCATGAAAACTCTGTGGAGGCTTCTTTAATAGATCTTTGAAATTGACAGTCATAAAGAAAGATATGTGTTATACTACACATCCTGGGTTTGAACAAGTGAGTGTCAAGTGTGTCTTATGGCATATCGTCTGTAATGGTAATACTGTGACAGAAGTAGGAATTTCACCTACCAATGCTGGCAAAAGCTTGTATTCAACAAGTGATGAAAAGGCATATGCTGTCATTTGGTCTTTCTCCGGAACCTCTTCATCTGCACTAAAATTGTGGTCCTTTAGGTAGTTAATAATTTCAATGGGTTTATGGAGTACCCTGTTCTCACTCCTGAAGGTAGGCAATTCACCTGAAATTAAAATCGTGTGAGGATGGAGAAAAAAGAAGGCGATATGAaattagaaagaaaaaaaaatggcttaatggtttttttttaattttcattttgattaatttgaGTGTTTTGATTACGTAATGTACCTGTACGTGACCACCAGGGGTTGTTCGTTCTTCTCAATTTGATCGGTGCTCCTGCAAATTTTGCGTACGCCTGAGAAAAAAGGGAAACAAAAATCGTTGGTTGTACTTCTCTTTTGTCAACTATAAAGCATACCCGACAAATGGCACGTAACCAGCAGATTCCATGGATAGAAGTTGACTGTGACAAAGTGGCAACCTTGGAACGCTATGTAGAatcatggagataaaaagaCGCGTctacattttttgtattccTCGAGGAAAAGCCCGGAGGAAAAGCGTTGTACGAGCCTTTAATTAGTTCTAAAAACATCTTTGACTATGCCGCCCGTTGTTTTTGACAGTCCTCCTGATACGATACCGACCGATGTTCGCCATCCCTGTCTCTTTCACGCAAACTGCACGGCGTACACTCGTACACGCAGCCCCTCCACAACAGGACCTTCATTGGCTACATCACGTATTCTAGCAGACGACTTCGCATGTGCTATGCGTACGTGCAGAAGTACTGGCACATGTGTCCGAATGATTGAAGACATTTTGAAGTGATGATTGAAAAACAAGAGCATGTGCTTGTTGTGAGCTAGAAAGTCGACAATACACCAGTAAGCAGACTCACCATAACAATTAGACAGTTGGAATCAACTGACGGCAGTCCCCAATCGCCTTTCCAGCAGTCTAACTCcatggacgccatcttgaatattGATAGTATTTCACGTATCACATTTACTAGTATTACTGCGCCGTACAGATTACCCGATATTGAACCATTTAGAATCGAAACCTGCATAataagtttgaaaataaaaaaataacttgcGGTGAGGACGATTTGTTTCTATATTccaaataaaaagtgaaaatcgtaaatattttcaaggaattattttgtttacatttgtacGCGGATGGCGGGAATGTTTATTTCCGGTGTTGCAGGACACCGATTACTAGGCTGCGGCTGCGGTCACCTCGAGTCACCGGGCAATGCATATCGAGATATTATACATGCAGTCATGTTCAACAATCTGTTTACATATGGTGTTTTAGTCATTGCGCTAGCATACATCTATAGTCGAAATTCCTCGAAAGATTGGCATGGCGTAAGTTCACCTGAAACTGGCACAATTGCTGGTTGGAAAGAGCACATCACCCCACCTGCGAAGAGAATAAGCAAAGTTGCCGTAGGGTAagtgtaattttaaaatcactggaAGATGCATGCTGTCATTGAACCACCACGGTCCGAACTTCCTGATCACTAGTGAGTTTTACAGGTCTATATTGTACAATTCACACGGCCGTTCCATCGTCAAAATAATCGGATAATGCACTCACAGTGTCATACATAATACAAATTGGCCTTCAAGTAGCTTGTGGTCATAGACATAGCGGGCGGCCTGAACTTTCATTATTATCAAgtataacctttgacccttgtcaCCTCACATTACCCCTGCTCTCAGGACATCTTAGTACAGTACATTCCTTGGCCTTCCATCATAATGTAGGGACTTTGGGTCAGCTCTGTGACGATAAGATAAGATAATTTTCCTTCAGCATAATTTTACTGTGGTTTGGTGAAGCAGAAGGAATCCCATTTCTTATATTCATAGTTCATTGATTCATCTTCAATTTCCAAACTTTGGTTTGAACTTTTGTCCGTTCAGCGTAAACGGTAATGCTGATTTGATAGTCTCGGCAACAGAGCTGCTCCGCACACTTGGTGTTGATCCAAGCAAGGGGAAAGACCATGACTTGCTGAACTCTCTACAAGACCTAGGAGAAGCGTTTTCCTTCTTCTTTGAAAGGGGTGCAGCAGCTGAAAGATTCTTTTCGAATGAGAAAGTCTACGCCAAAGTGATCGAAGCTGCAGATAAGCTACCTAACAAGCAGGTGAGTTTTAAGTTTACATCACATTGATCAAATTAAATTACTGGTATGTTTTCTCTGTCGATGATAGCAATTCTAGTTTTTTATACTGTTATCAGTGTTATTAAAGCAGATTTTAATGGTGAAAGTGTAATGATTGGGATATCAAAAACCAGGACAAATGGGAGATTCTGGAATTACAGATTCCATAAAtgttatattaaaatatttcgTCTCATGCAACATAAGTTTTTTTTTGCAACTACCAGTttaattgcaaatgtatgttttTTTAGTAATACAACCAACATATGGTAGTGCTAGTATATTGCTGGAACTCATATCACTCGCAGTTAGGAAAAAGCtcaaaaaaaaaggaaaggaataaattatattttgcaGTCGCTGAAACAGCAGTTGTTTACAGAGCAGGTCAATTCATCTTTGCCTCAGACTGCTGATTTCATGATTGTGCCCTTAACAAACCATAAGTCTTTGAAATCGAAGAATTCGCAAAAGGGCATTATTGAAACAGACAGGTGGTTTAAAGGGGCATTCTTCAATCCCTGGATCTCATATTAGCGGTTTTTgatattgactgttcatgtgattttagtcctttgttctcctttgaaatttcTGCACATTCATGTAtcatagatttaaagctgataAAAAAGCTGCCCCTTTAAGCATACTTAGTCAAGTGAAGATGCTTGCAAAAACAGCAGTATTGTAGGTCTTTAgtcaatgtttttgaaatatctttGAGTTTGATATAGTGTAGCCTAGCTCAATCACCCACTCTGTAACGTACACAATCAATCACTATTCGTTCCTACAATTGATATTTAAACCCAGAATTCAAAAGGACCATAgtgtaaacaaataaatcatgTGCACAAATGTGCCATAGTTTTTCCATATACAAACAATTGTTTGTACCACTTTCACATGATCTCTTTCTCATATTGAGTCTTTTGAACCTTACATGTCCTTTTTATTCAGAAGTATAGAACCATTTTTGCATGGCtttaagaaaattccattgctaCAGTTTCTATACATATGTAGAATCACTGCAATGAAGCGATGTAGACATCTCTGTATATGTGCACAGTACATCAATCCGTGAACTACTTACAGGATCCCCATTGCTTTCCATTAGCTATTTTATGTCTCTATAACTATTGAACAGTCAAATGCTTTGCACAGTATGGTACAGGTCATTACAAAAAATGATTGCTTGTTCAATATGGTAATTAAGATGCTGGTTCCTACTTTTTATTCTGACAGTATTATGTTGGTGGTAATGCAGCTTTATCAGGTCAGAAGATAGCAAGTATAATACCTGATTGTCAGGTAGGGATCATATCTGTTCTCCAACTCTTTCTACCCCTCCCCCCCCACCCTCTCCCCCTTCTGTGAGTACCAGTCGGCAAAGCACTCTTTGAAAACAATTACAACACACTGAATCCTGATGGTGGAAGGGCTAATTATTATTCAATTACAGACTATTTGATATTAAATGCCGTACAatatgcagggctcgaaattagcggtagtcccgcgtccacagactaccaacttttccctggggctaccaaaatccatgaaatggtagcccacacggactaccaaagaccgggacataaaattcagtcagtacttggcgtgcaatgtccaatatctgaactgacgtacttgaatgacaggcacttgaagtgatggtcaatgaaaacgcattttcattgcattttgatcctaatgtatcaatcacgggcaatatgcctcctccctacagaaagcccatggtctatttttagcactgctacagtGGCTGGTCTCGACGTACTGAGAAGCTTTTTTAAGGTCGTAGTCGTTGTcatgacaaatatcaaaattttcatacaactctgagaatgaaacaagttgaaaatagatcaccaaacttttgagtatcactgttgtccattaggccaaaaaaaagatcgtttctggtcaccgcgtgcgtcatttcagaacctgagcgtcatggcatttttttggGTCACATACtaatcagtacagctatccttgatatccctgtttgcatgtctaaaaatgctaaacagaaaacggaagtattatgcagccagtgataaaagactgtcacaataactgttgcatcaatagtgccaaaccagcattgttaagaaaaaaaggggaaaaaagaaaaccgcgtcgccgcatcacttttgctgaatgtcaaggaccagaaacttTTGGGGGGGggcttatacctgtttccttttggTACTAGGTGTGTAAgttttcacatcaaatgactagaaaattcccctcatgggcagaatcttgaaaaattgcttttgcttgtctggttaacgaaaaaaatgtccctaaactaaaatatgcatgggctaccagccattgtcactggactaccaacttcagaaaatggtagcccaagtggactaccaggggaaaaagttaatttcgagccctggtatggtacacacatgtacatgctaCCAGCAGTAGTATTTTGCAAGAAGATCACACAATTTGAGGGTTGTCTAAATTTGTAATTCATCTGACAGGCTCATAAGTATCATTTTTCCATTAAAATGTACATGCAatgtatttcataaaaaatcagaTTACTCATCTCACATTTTGATGTTTCCTGTCACGACTTTGCATGGATCCAAAGAGGTTGTGTTTCATGAGACAATTTGCTTATCTTAATCACGACCTACAattcaaaatgacaaactgatttATGAGTGGACTGAAACAGATATGAAACACTGTACCGCCTATAAAAATCATGCAgataaattttaaaatctcAGTGGAGACAGTGAATATCTTGTATGAGGTGTAACCAAATACGAAGAGGGATTGgataaatgaatatttaaaaaaaaccttAAGTTTCATTCAATTGCTACACCACTATTTCTTTATAGAGAAATGAAGCTAAATATCAAACTGAATTTCATAAATATCACTGTCTGCTGTGCATTGCAGTTCATCTGATTTTGCTTGCTGTCTCTACAGCAAAGACATTCAACTATAATAGGAACATATACATAGTATTCAGAGACTTTTTCCCAACGTTTTCAACAGAGTCAATCAGAGCCTTTAAAGGCAGATGTCACCTCCAATAACATTCATGGGTAAAAACTTTAGAAGTTGTACAGGAAATTTATTCGTAACTTATGATGTTTGCACAATGAAAGCGAAGGTCTGACTGtttttaatttacatacatTGTAGACATGAGACAAGGTTATAACCCTTGTTATTCATGATTGAATTTTTATTAAATGTGTGTATGCTGGAAACAGTTTGATGGAATTTATTCTATTGAAGACGTTTTCTTTCATTCTAGTATGATGATGTAGCACAAGTAATGATTCTGATTTAACTGAactataaatttatttatttattatttatttattttggtaAACCAATGGGCCAGAGGCCTATTTACTGTAAGAATCAACCATACAAAAACTATGGTCACAGcagaaattttatcaaattatcaaatcatctatttttgtttgtatcaCACATGTCAGTATTTCAGTGTCATCCAACTCAAGCAATGGTAATGCAATGTAAAAGTGAAATATCAAGGGCATTTCGTTTCCTCACAGGTACTTTTTGTCGGTCCGGTCGGACCCAAACTGAAGCGTTGTTCCATGAAAGAATTACTGTACCAACATCTAGTCTGGCAGCGTCAGATGAGGTTCACCTCATCATGGAATACGCCAAGGGGGAAACGTGGGGTTCCATGACCACTGCCGATTGCGACTCGCTTCATCACATCAAACGATCAAGCCAATGGCAGAATGGAGAAATTAGAACTATTTGCCGACAACATCAAAGGTAAtaatatgaaacaaattttggTGTATCGCTAATTGCAACTAtagatttgttactaaatatagctacTGTATGTGCTGTGACATTTGCTGCTGATgacaaaagtcagaaaaataattgtcaaaaagaccgttttttAGTTTCAATCTTCATTTTGCCAGCTTGTAAAAGCAAATTCTGAAATTCtcataaatatatttattttacacgTAATGAAGGACATTGTGACATCATTACCAATCAGCCTATCACTGCCACAATGACTTGTAGTTTTTAGTTCTCATTTAAAGTGTGGAAATTTAATTCATTTCTGataatttgtaacattttgataaaaagaattCAGTGAGCTGTTTCCCATTTTCCCACcgcattttatcatttttaattgtaCAGTTTCACTGTCATCATTATTAAAATCATGTTTTCATTACTAAATCTTTCTGAGCATTGctatttgaatttttacaaGGGCTCAGAACAAATACCTGCAATTGATGTGGTCATTCTaccatgaaataataaaaaattcattGCATGCAAAGTGTCAGCAAATAGTGTCAGATACTAGTGTGCTATTTACCAGCACTGCCCTACAGAGGGAGCACTGATAAGTCCCTCCCTAAAGTGCCCAATTTCTTTCAGAATTTGGAGCCGACATGGTCATCCTGTCGGGTCTGCATTTACTACCTGGACAGAGTGAATCATTTTGGAAGGAGAGACTCAAAGATGTTGTCAAGGAGATTGAAAAAATACCAAGAAGCATTCCAGTGCACCTTGAGCTTGCCAGCTTGGCAGATAGTAAATTTATGCACCAGGTTATGGAACAGGTATGGGGTTTAGATTTTCATCAACTACACAGCAACTTGAAACTTGATAACTGACACTAGAACTTTCAATATGGTTTATGTTAAAATGTCATTGTCTCAGTACTCcccatatgtatgtatgaacaaTGATTTGCCGAAATGAAAGCAGACTAATGCTGTAGTAGAGCGTAGTAAAATTGAGTGATATAGAGTCTGTGCTACCATGAAATTAGCAGATGAAGTTTGTAATATGTCATTGAATTCTCCACGAAAGAAAAGAGAAGTATGTGAGAAAAAATTGCAGTGGGTTTTTTATCACTTGTCATACATCTGCAAATATGCATGTGAGCTGTAAGGGAGAAACTAGGATCCCATATTTGATCTAGAATGGATTTTCCCGATTctgtacacatatacacatgtatttggaagtacacatacatgtagatctATGAAACAGATACCTACAACCAATCTTTATCTTTTAGATATTTCCTGTTGTGAATTCACTGGGTCTGAATGAGCAAGAGCTGTCCTTTGTATCATCAGCTGGAAATGGACCACACCAGGGTGTGATAGAATCCGAGGAGGGCTTTCCTGAAATTGGAGTTGTCGGTGACATCATGCACTGGATCCTATCAACCTATGGCCAAGGAAAATTGGCGGGGTCAAGGCTGACCAGGGTGCATTTCCATTCGCTGTCCTTCCACGTCATTGCCAATGTTGCGGGCACATGGGGAAACAGTAAATCAGCAGTGGGTATTGGTACCAGAACCGCATCTCAGCAAGCCTGTGAAGAAACAGAGATGACAGCGGAGAAGTACAGTTTAAAAACCCCTGAGGCGTTCGCCCTCTCTGTCAACTCTCCACCGCTCAGAAGAGAGATTATCATGTACGATCCGATGAATCCAATCACGACTTGGCAGAGGGATGGCATGGAGTTTTACTTTGGTCCAGTGTTGGTCTGTAAAGTTCCAGGCAGAACAGTCGGCTTGGGAGATTCTATCTCAGCCATGGGACTCTCATATTCAGAGTTTAAAGGGTCGTGATTGGCGTTCAGATCACTAAAACCCTGGTAAATAAATTCTCTCCAGCATTTTTGTCCAGTGTATCAACTGTATTTTCTAGATTTTCTTCCCACTGGCTTGTCATTACATTACACACTGGCATTATGAgattgaaattatgaaatttgtttttatcagCTACTGAATTCAAgttgggacagaaattcagtCGCCAACTATCACACAGCACCTAACTGATCTGCAAGCTGTTCTTAGCCGCACCGAATAGAATATTAGAAGATATTTCAAGCCACTGTTGGGAGTAGACCAAATTGATACACtgaacaaaaacacacacacaaacacaaaatgaaTTGACGACTTTGCTGTTACTGGGGTTTCCAACATTTTAATTTCCtaagaaaacatttcatgtgGTTATGTTACCTTGGGAGGCCATGTTTTTTCATGGAT
This is a stretch of genomic DNA from Ptychodera flava strain L36383 chromosome 21, AS_Pfla_20210202, whole genome shotgun sequence. It encodes these proteins:
- the LOC139121284 gene encoding LOW QUALITY PROTEIN: ADP-dependent glucokinase-like (The sequence of the model RefSeq protein was modified relative to this genomic sequence to represent the inferred CDS: inserted 1 base in 1 codon; deleted 1 base in 1 codon), with the translated sequence MFNNLFTYGVLVIALAYIYSRNSSKDWHGVSSPETGTIAGWKEHITPPAKRISKVAVGVNGNADLIVSATELLRTLGVDPSKGKDHDLLNSLQDLGEAFSFFFERGAAAERFFSNEKVYAKVIEAADKLPNKQYYVGGNAALSGQKIASIIPDCQVLFVGPVGPKLKXLFHERITVPTSSLAASDEVHLIMEYAKGETWGSMTTPIATRFITSNDQANGRMEKLELFADNIKEFGADMVILSGLHLLPGQSESFWKERLKDVVKEIEKIPRSIPVHLELASLADSKFMHQVMEQIFPVVNSLGLNEQELSFVSSAGNGPHQGVIESEEGFPEIGVVGDIMHWILSTYGQGKLAGSRLTRVHFHSLSFHVIANVAGTWGNSKSAVGIGTRTASQQACEETEMTAEKYSLKTPEAFALSVNSPPLRREIIMYDPMNPITTWQRDGMEFYFGPVLVCKVPGRTVGLGDSISAMGLSYSEFKGS